One Amaranthus tricolor cultivar Red isolate AtriRed21 chromosome 1, ASM2621246v1, whole genome shotgun sequence DNA window includes the following coding sequences:
- the LOC130813972 gene encoding uncharacterized protein LOC130813972 encodes MFKKTIQKTKKFFLKTLQNLKTFLFGTYENIPKTLFINPLSCNSLNQSSHHLEHIHPKLSNFHQSSVFDKDDQDHNDGIHTTREFSTSYETNDELTKKSEDPRKVQQSSYILAQKMKDLEMIYVGDVDHTLDIEEALHYYSRITCPVYVEMVNKFFMDMYTDFHVLQPGISIGSSNCSKLGPLSRQPSSRGIGPLMSHSSIRICSSSRKLGSFTLCLE; translated from the coding sequence atgtttaaaaaaaccatccaaaaaaccaaaaaattctTCCTAAAAACCCTGCAAAATCTAAAAACCTTCCTCTTTGGAACCTATGAAAATATACCCAAAACGTTGTTCATAAACCCTTTATCTTGCAACAGCCTAAACCAATCAAGTCATCACCTTGAACACATCCACCCAAAGTTGTCGAACTTCCACCAATCATCAGTTTTCGATAAGGATGATCAAGACCATAATGATGGCATTCACACTACTCGAGAATTTTCAACCTCATACGAAACAAATGATGAACTcacaaaaaaatcagaagatCCGAGAAAAGTTCAGCAATCTTCATACATACTAGCTCAAAAAATGAAAGATTTGGAGATGATTTATGTAGGAGATGTTGATCATACATTAGATATCGAAGAAGCACTTCACTATTATTCGCGCATTACTTGCCCTGTATATGTCGAAATGGTGAACAAATTCTTCATGGATATGTACACTGATTTTCATGTGCTACAACCAGGAATAAGCATAGGTTCGTCTAACTGCAGCAAACTTGGCCCCTTGTCGCGACAACCTTCTAGCAGAGGAATCGGGCCTTTGATGTCACATTCATCTATCAGAATATGCTCTTCGAGCAGGAAACTTGGCTCGTTCACACTTTGCTTAGAATAA